The nucleotide window GCCTGTTAACCGCCTATTGCCCTGAAACCGAATCGGTAGTTCAGGTGCATGGACCCAGAGCCGTGTCTGTGAGTCCAGCGCACCAACAGGAACTGGCCACAGGGCTGCCTTGCTGAGGATCTACCGCAGCAACAGAGCGGAGCTTCTGGCTCAGCTCCTCGCCCAGGATCTCAATCTCAACCCTCCCAACCCGTTTGAACAGGTCGAGGTGGTGGTCAATACCTGGCCTACCAGCCGTTGGCTGGGGGAACGACTGGCCAGCATCAACGGAATCAGCGCTCTTGTGCGCTTCCCTTTCCCCGGGAGCCGCCTGCGCCAACTGGTGCAAGCGGTGCTGAGCACGGAGCCCCCCATTGATGATCCCTGGCGAGCCGAACGGTTGGTCTGGACGGTGCTCGCTGTGCTGCCGCAACTGATGCAGCGCAAGGAGGCTGAACCGCTCAGGCAGTGGTGGAACAGTCACCGCACAGCATCCGAGACTCTGACGCGGGAGCAGTGGTTGCTCGCCCGCCAACTGGCGGATGCGGTGGACGATTACGCGCTTTACAGACCTCAGGAACTGGCTAACTGGCTGGCTGGAGATGACGGGGGGAACCTCCCGGGCGTGCTGCGCTGGCAGCCCCTTCTCGTGCGTGCGCTCGCTGACCGGCTTCCGAGCGATCCCTTCGGCTTACAGGTTCAACGGGCCGTTGATCACCTCCGCTTGGGGCAAGCACCGGCCACAACGCTGCCGAGGCGCCTGAGGCTGTTCGGTCTCAGCAACCTCGCCCCGGTGCAGATTGATTTGCTTCAGGCGCTGGCCGGAGTGATGCAGGTGGAGCTTTATTTGCTCACACCATGCCCGGATCTATGGGAGCGATCAGCGCGAAGACGGCGCCGACTGGGCGAGAACTGGACCGCATCCCCAGATGGAACCTGGCTGATCGAGGCCCCGAAACTGGAAGCCATCCTCGGTCGCATGGGAGGGGAATTCCAGCTGCTGCTGGAGGGCAGTGGTGACTGCCTGCTCAGCAGCACGGACCAGGCTGATCTGTTTGCCGACCCGGTGGCGATGGCAGCCTCCGAAGGCCGGCAGGCGTCGTTGCTGGAGCAACTACAACGACAGCTCGCAAGCCCCGAGCACGCTTCGTTACAGCTCAAGCGTTCGGATCAATCCCTGCTGTTCATGGGCTGCGCAGGCCCCTGGAGGGAGGTGCAGCTGGTGCGGGATCGCATTCTTCGCTGGATGGCCGACGATCCCACGCTTCAACCACGGGACATCCTCGTGATGACGCCTGATGTTGAGCGTTATGCCCCGCTGCTGGCCTCAGTGCTCTCTGACCAGGACGCCACCGGAGTGGATCTGCCCTGGCGCCTCACCGACCGCAGTCAGCAGAACAGCCCTGGATTGCAGCAGGCCTTCATGACCCTGCTTCAGCTCAGTGCGGAGCGTCTCACCGCCACAGGACTGGAAGCACTGATGAGCAATCCGGCCTTTCTCAGTCTTCAGGGTCTCGTAGCCCAGGAGGCGATGGACATCACCGCGGCTTTGCAACGCAGCGGCTTCCGTTGGGGACTCGATCGTGAGGAACGCCATGGCGATGACACCCACAGCCTGCGCTGGTGTCTTGATCGCTGGCTCATCGGCCTGATCCTCCCCGATGAGCCTGGCCTAGCACTTGGCACCTGTGCTCCCGCCCTCCCAGATCTGAGCCTTCAGCAGCTCGAGCGCTGGTGGCCGCTCTTGGATCAGGTTGCACGATGGATCGCTCAGTTGCGCCAAAGCGGAAGCTGCTCGGCGTGGGTGGAACGCTTGCGGCGGCTGCTCTCCGATCTCTTCGGCGACGGTGGTGCCTGGGACTGGGAACTGCAAGCAATCCAGCAATGCCTGGACTGCTGGGTGCTACAGGCTGGCCACTGCGAACTCAACCTGGAAACCACTGTGGTGATCTCGGTTCTCGAGGAAGCACTTTCGGCCGACAGTGGCCGCTTCGGGCACCGCAGCGGTGCCATGACCGTGAGCGCCCTCGAACCAATGCGTGCCATTCCCCATCGGGTCATCGTGCTCATGGGGCTGGATGCCGCCTCCTTTCCTCGTACACGGGAACGCCCGGGATTTCATCTGCTGGAGCGGCAGCGGAGGCTTGGGGATCCAAGCAGTACGGATCAGGATCGCTACGTGCTACTCGAGGCGCTGCTCTCCTCCCGTCAGCACCTGTTGATCAGCTGGAGCAGCCGTGATGAACGACGCGGAGACACCCTGCCACCCTGTCCGCCCGTGCAGCAGTGGCTCAGCCTGCTGCGACAGGAGCTCAGCGAGGAGGCGATGGCTCAGGTGTTGATCGAACCACCGGCCAACCCTCTGGACGCAGCCAACTTCATCCCTGCCAAAACTGACGCGTTGAGCTGTG belongs to Synechococcus sp. WH 7805 and includes:
- a CDS encoding exodeoxyribonuclease V subunit gamma; translation: MLRIYRSNRAELLAQLLAQDLNLNPPNPFEQVEVVVNTWPTSRWLGERLASINGISALVRFPFPGSRLRQLVQAVLSTEPPIDDPWRAERLVWTVLAVLPQLMQRKEAEPLRQWWNSHRTASETLTREQWLLARQLADAVDDYALYRPQELANWLAGDDGGNLPGVLRWQPLLVRALADRLPSDPFGLQVQRAVDHLRLGQAPATTLPRRLRLFGLSNLAPVQIDLLQALAGVMQVELYLLTPCPDLWERSARRRRRLGENWTASPDGTWLIEAPKLEAILGRMGGEFQLLLEGSGDCLLSSTDQADLFADPVAMAASEGRQASLLEQLQRQLASPEHASLQLKRSDQSLLFMGCAGPWREVQLVRDRILRWMADDPTLQPRDILVMTPDVERYAPLLASVLSDQDATGVDLPWRLTDRSQQNSPGLQQAFMTLLQLSAERLTATGLEALMSNPAFLSLQGLVAQEAMDITAALQRSGFRWGLDREERHGDDTHSLRWCLDRWLIGLILPDEPGLALGTCAPALPDLSLQQLERWWPLLDQVARWIAQLRQSGSCSAWVERLRRLLSDLFGDGGAWDWELQAIQQCLDCWVLQAGHCELNLETTVVISVLEEALSADSGRFGHRSGAMTVSALEPMRAIPHRVIVLMGLDAASFPRTRERPGFHLLERQRRLGDPSSTDQDRYVLLEALLSSRQHLLISWSSRDERRGDTLPPCPPVQQWLSLLRQELSEEAMAQVLIEPPANPLDAANFIPAKTDALSCDRRLLQARQCLDDPQRPAPGHAPLGLALPIHWTLEAKPAAAQANTLNSDQVEQLERWLQAPQRAWLRQRGIEAGEWCDAVEDRSPLALPERALRALMTERLHDELDGLTRDPEARWDTSKSGDWLQWSCGRGLLPPGAGAALDDSRLEQRWQNLQTALFSLGTLQQPPRWQKLAIPPLPVAGETAVMISTSKLQARTVLEGWFKHLLNQREGRGSPTVVICRGDSSSKAETFSVAMRWMPMEPQQADGLLSDLFALADEGLRICWPIPPESGLARAITLAKGRDVADRAFSTCWHGGIKRWAERDRGDLQACFGDGCDADYLLNSPGFDSAFDSLYAPLLEARSQ